A single genomic interval of Rubripirellula reticaptiva harbors:
- a CDS encoding TIGR02453 family protein: MKFTEKSFDLLKGLKKDNSKTWFDVHRDEVRESLQEPFAEMLEAATLKLKRSKFPVQGGKQTMFRMNRDVRFSKNKAPYNTYVSGLLTESGIKSVAAAVVYAQLSESGGFIAAGFHQLETKVVNLIRNQIFEQPKPIFQDRQEAGQSRLRIHVGGKVTVDAAWVLRST; the protein is encoded by the coding sequence ATGAAATTTACTGAAAAGTCGTTTGATCTATTGAAGGGACTGAAGAAGGACAACAGTAAAACCTGGTTTGACGTGCATCGCGATGAAGTGAGGGAATCTTTGCAGGAGCCTTTCGCTGAAATGCTCGAAGCCGCGACATTGAAGCTAAAGCGATCGAAGTTTCCCGTTCAAGGCGGAAAGCAAACGATGTTTCGGATGAACCGAGATGTTCGCTTTTCGAAGAACAAGGCGCCCTACAACACCTACGTCAGTGGTTTGTTGACCGAATCGGGAATCAAGTCCGTGGCAGCCGCGGTCGTCTATGCCCAGTTGAGCGAAAGCGGCGGGTTCATCGCGGCAGGGTTTCATCAACTGGAAACCAAAGTCGTCAACCTCATCCGCAATCAAATATTCGAGCAGCCCAAACCGATTTTCCAAGATCGCCAAGAAGCTGGACAAAGTAGGTTACGAATTCATGTCGGAGGAAAGGTTACAGTCGATGCCGCGTGGGTACTCCGATCAACGTGA
- a CDS encoding outer membrane protein assembly factor BamB family protein, translated as MIRSIRHVAFCVLICLIAGPICGEDWPHWRGAERSDSVAESSGWNDTKWPLHESWRVQVPEGASSPLVVNGQLFTMGWQQDQDHVVCLDAMSGKEVWRKSYPCPKYGRLATGDEGLYSGPSSTPEFDTETGLLYTLSTDGDLNCWNTHSKGRRVWNINLYDTFDVPQRPKVGRSGLRDYGYTSSPLIHGDWLIVEVGAKQGNLIAFDKHTGKQAWASQSNASAGHNAGPVQMTVEGMPCVAVHNHDGLLVARMDRGSEGHTVATYPWITSFANNIASVSVDDDCVLLTSAYNQNKIAKLRITLRGAELLWEQKAASKVCTPLIHNGHVYWAWQNLFCLDFETGQIIWRGGTCGDAGSCIATADGRLVVWAGDGDLSLVELADRSPEKYTELASLKRLGNSDAWPHVALSNGRIYCKDRDGQIICLKLPK; from the coding sequence ATGATTCGATCCATACGACATGTGGCATTCTGCGTACTCATCTGCCTGATCGCGGGGCCGATTTGCGGAGAGGACTGGCCACACTGGCGCGGTGCCGAACGCAGTGACAGCGTTGCGGAGTCGTCGGGATGGAACGACACAAAATGGCCTCTTCACGAAAGTTGGCGCGTGCAAGTTCCCGAAGGCGCGTCGTCACCACTCGTCGTCAACGGACAGCTCTTCACGATGGGATGGCAACAAGATCAGGACCACGTCGTTTGTCTCGATGCGATGTCGGGCAAGGAAGTATGGCGAAAGAGTTATCCGTGCCCGAAATATGGCCGGCTTGCGACTGGCGACGAGGGCTTGTATTCCGGGCCTTCATCAACGCCCGAATTCGATACTGAAACCGGCCTTCTATACACGTTGAGTACGGACGGAGACTTGAACTGCTGGAATACACATTCCAAGGGACGACGCGTTTGGAACATTAACCTTTATGACACGTTTGACGTGCCACAACGTCCCAAGGTCGGACGAAGCGGATTGCGAGATTATGGCTACACGTCTTCGCCGCTGATTCATGGTGACTGGCTGATTGTCGAAGTGGGAGCAAAGCAGGGGAACTTGATCGCATTTGATAAACATACTGGCAAACAGGCATGGGCATCTCAATCGAATGCGTCCGCCGGTCACAACGCTGGTCCGGTGCAGATGACAGTCGAAGGTATGCCGTGCGTCGCGGTTCACAATCATGATGGATTGCTAGTGGCGCGAATGGATCGCGGTAGCGAGGGACATACCGTTGCGACTTATCCGTGGATCACATCATTCGCCAACAACATTGCGTCGGTCTCCGTTGACGATGATTGTGTCCTGTTAACTTCAGCCTACAACCAGAACAAGATCGCCAAACTGCGGATCACCCTACGGGGAGCCGAACTCCTGTGGGAGCAGAAAGCGGCTTCCAAGGTTTGCACTCCATTGATTCACAACGGTCATGTTTACTGGGCGTGGCAGAACCTTTTCTGCCTGGACTTCGAAACCGGACAAATCATTTGGCGGGGCGGAACGTGTGGTGACGCAGGGTCATGCATTGCTACTGCTGATGGACGCCTAGTTGTTTGGGCAGGCGATGGCGATCTATCACTTGTCGAACTGGCTGATCGCTCGCCAGAGAAATACACCGAGCTTGCTTCACTGAAACGCCTTGGCAATTCTGATGCATGGCCACATGTCGCGCTGAGCAACGGACGAATATATTGCAAAGATCGCGATGGCCAGATTATCTGCCTGAAGCTGCCGAAATGA